A portion of the Ricinus communis isolate WT05 ecotype wild-type chromosome 10, ASM1957865v1, whole genome shotgun sequence genome contains these proteins:
- the LOC8284306 gene encoding probable glutathione S-transferase: protein MAGQEEVKVLGGWSSPFVFRVEVALKLKGIQYEAVVENLANKSPELLKYNPIYRKIPVLVHNGKPISESLIIVEYIDETWKDNPILPQDPYERAMARFWGYFVDNKLMEALKGIIGSTEEEQKQKEVEKAKEALQVIEGELKARGKKFFGGDTIGFIDVALGWIPNWVGAVEGTVDVKIHDPEKFPILDEWMHNFTQVPVIKETLPQQDDLIAHFKQLLSYKLASAAGK from the exons ATGGCAGGGCAAGAGGAAGTGAAGGTGTTGGGAGGTTGGTCCAGTCCATTTGTTTTCAGGGTAGAAGTAGCATTGAAGCTAAAGGGAATTCAATATGAAGCTGTAGTGGAGAATTTGGCCAACAAGAGCCCTGAGCTTCTCAAGTATAATCCTATCTACAGGAAAATCCCTGTTCTTGTTCATAATGGAAAACCCATTTCTGAATCTCTTATCATCGTTGAATACATTGATGAAACTTGGAAAGACAACCCGATTTTACCTCAGGATCCTTATGAGAGGGCCATGGCACGCTTCTGGGGTTACTTTGTAGACAACAAG CTTATGGAAGCATTAAAGGGAATTATCGGTAGTACTGAAGAAGAGCAAAAGCAGAAGGAAGTGGAGAAGGCAAAAGAAGCTTTGCAGGTGATTGAAGGAGAGCTCAAGGCAAGAGGCAAGAAATTCTTTGGGGGTGACACAATTGGATTTATTGATGTAGCCTTGGGTTGGATCCCTAACTGGGTAGGAGCTGTCGAGGGAACTGTTGATGTCAAAATCCATGATCCTGAGAAATTTCCTATACTTGACGAATGGATGCACAATTTTACACAGGTGCCTGTTATCAAAGAAACTTTGCCTCAACAAGACGACTTGATTGCACACTTTAAGCAACTTCTCAGCTATAAATTAGCTTCAGCAGCTGGAAAATAA